In Aquiflexum balticum DSM 16537, a single genomic region encodes these proteins:
- a CDS encoding serine hydrolase, which produces MRFTFCLLLILFWSFNSHGQKQSLQRFLESEVKDFKGDVGIYVYNLKTNEEVAINADTIFPTASIVKVPILVGVMDKIEKGELEYHQKLVYRDSIKYGGSGLMQFFQDSVETELSVLMSLMITYSDNTTSLWCQALAGGGERINEIMEGLGLEHTRVNSRTPGREEIWKVYGWGQTTPREMAQLLVKIRRGEVISRKASERIYRLMSNIFYDEYSLSAIPPYVQTASKQGMVNASRSELVMVNAPKGDYVFYIATKNNEDQRWEEDNAAYELQRKVSRILWEWFEN; this is translated from the coding sequence ATGCGCTTCACTTTCTGCTTATTGCTCATTCTTTTTTGGAGTTTTAATTCCCATGGTCAAAAACAAAGCCTTCAAAGGTTTTTGGAAAGTGAGGTTAAGGACTTCAAAGGAGATGTGGGGATATATGTTTACAACCTAAAGACCAACGAAGAAGTGGCCATCAATGCAGACACCATTTTCCCGACAGCCAGTATTGTGAAAGTCCCGATTTTGGTTGGCGTAATGGATAAAATTGAAAAGGGTGAATTGGAGTACCATCAAAAGTTGGTTTATAGGGATTCCATCAAATATGGAGGTTCCGGTTTGATGCAGTTTTTCCAGGACAGTGTGGAAACGGAACTGAGTGTATTGATGTCATTAATGATCACCTATAGCGACAATACCACCTCTCTTTGGTGTCAGGCTTTGGCCGGTGGCGGAGAGCGGATCAATGAAATCATGGAAGGCTTGGGATTGGAACATACCCGTGTCAATTCCAGAACTCCAGGCAGGGAAGAAATCTGGAAAGTGTACGGTTGGGGTCAGACCACGCCAAGGGAAATGGCGCAATTGCTGGTAAAAATCAGAAGGGGAGAAGTTATCAGTCGGAAAGCTTCTGAACGAATATACCGTCTGATGTCAAATATTTTTTATGATGAGTATTCACTGTCTGCTATTCCTCCTTATGTTCAGACCGCATCCAAGCAGGGTATGGTCAATGCTTCAAGATCAGAATTGGTGATGGTCAATGCCCCTAAGGGAGATTATGTCTTTTATATCGCCACTAAAAACAATGAGGATCAACGATGGGAAGAGGACAATGCTGCCTATGAATTGCAAAGGAAAGTAAGTAGAATTTTGTGGGAATGGTTTGAGAATTGA
- a CDS encoding fibronectin type III-like domain-contianing protein yields the protein MVQLYIRDLVASMTRPVKELKGFQKVFLKAGESKTITFDISTEDLKFYNYDIDFDWEPGEFEIMVGGNSRDLVKGKVNWGR from the coding sequence GTGGTGCAATTGTATATCAGGGATTTGGTGGCAAGTATGACAAGGCCTGTCAAGGAACTGAAAGGGTTTCAGAAAGTTTTCTTGAAAGCAGGAGAATCAAAAACCATAACATTTGACATTTCCACGGAAGATTTGAAGTTCTACAATTATGACATTGATTTTGATTGGGAACCGGGGGAATTTGAAATCATGGTCGGAGGAAATTCCAGAGATTTGGTCAAGGGGAAGGTGAATTGGGGGAGGTAG
- a CDS encoding glucoamylase family protein: protein MKRNLLYVLMILSTIFSCSERKVGTAEIQENEEISDDSLMNLVQYRTFQYFWDGAEPTSGLARERFHVDGEYPQNDKNVVTSGGGGFGVMAILVGIERGFITRKQGLERLEKIVTFLENADNFHGVWPHWWNGETGKVKPFSKKDDGGDLVETSFMLTGLLTVRQYFRDGNENEQALAERIDKLWRAVEFDWHTKGGEDILYWHWSPNHGWDMNFGVRGYNECQIMYVLAASSPTHSVPASVYHKGWNRDGDIKNDPNHEAYGYHLALKHNGAEEFGGPLFWAHYSYLGLDPRGLKDQYADYWEHNTNHTLINRAWCVENPLGYKGYGPENWGLTASYSVKGYAGHAPGDKRDRGVISPTAALSSFPYTPEYSMQAMRNWYEKYGDKLFGEFGFYDAFSETEDWFPQKYLAIDQGPIVVMMENHRTGLLWDLFMSCPEVQGGLQKLGFE from the coding sequence ATGAAAAGAAATTTATTATATGTTTTGATGATCCTATCGACCATTTTTTCCTGCTCAGAAAGGAAAGTGGGTACAGCTGAAATACAAGAAAACGAAGAAATTTCGGACGATTCCCTGATGAATCTTGTGCAATACAGGACATTCCAATATTTCTGGGATGGTGCCGAACCCACATCGGGTTTGGCGAGAGAACGATTCCATGTAGATGGAGAATACCCTCAAAATGATAAAAATGTAGTGACCTCCGGAGGAGGTGGTTTTGGTGTAATGGCCATTCTAGTTGGAATTGAACGGGGTTTTATTACACGAAAACAGGGATTGGAGAGATTAGAGAAAATTGTAACCTTTTTGGAGAATGCCGACAATTTTCATGGAGTTTGGCCGCATTGGTGGAATGGAGAAACAGGTAAGGTAAAGCCCTTCAGTAAAAAAGATGACGGTGGAGATCTTGTTGAAACCTCATTCATGTTGACAGGATTATTGACAGTAAGGCAATACTTCCGTGATGGAAATGAAAATGAGCAAGCTTTGGCAGAGCGGATCGATAAGCTTTGGAGGGCAGTTGAATTTGACTGGCATACCAAAGGAGGTGAGGATATACTTTATTGGCATTGGAGCCCAAACCATGGCTGGGATATGAATTTTGGGGTCAGGGGCTATAATGAATGTCAAATCATGTACGTCTTGGCTGCATCTTCGCCAACCCACAGCGTACCTGCTTCTGTATACCATAAAGGATGGAACAGAGACGGAGATATCAAAAATGACCCAAATCATGAAGCTTATGGCTACCATTTGGCACTTAAACATAATGGTGCTGAAGAATTCGGTGGACCATTGTTCTGGGCACATTACTCCTATTTAGGTTTGGATCCAAGAGGCCTGAAAGACCAATATGCCGACTATTGGGAACACAATACTAACCACACTTTGATCAACAGGGCATGGTGTGTGGAAAACCCTTTGGGTTATAAAGGTTACGGGCCTGAAAATTGGGGATTGACTGCAAGTTATTCAGTAAAGGGATATGCAGGACATGCTCCTGGAGATAAGCGGGACAGGGGTGTCATTTCGCCTACAGCAGCCCTTTCATCCTTCCCATATACTCCTGAATATTCCATGCAGGCTATGCGAAATTGGTATGAAAAATATGGTGATAAATTGTTCGGTGAATTTGGATTCTATGATGCCTTCAGTGAAACAGAAGATTGGTTTCCTCAAAAATACCTGGCCATCGATCAGGGACCCATCGTAGTAATGATGGAAAATCACCGTACTGGACTACTTTGGGATCTTTTCATGAGTTGTCCTGAAGTGCAGGGAGGGCTGCAGAAATTGGGTTTTGAATAG
- a CDS encoding glucoamylase family protein, which translates to MRKLLLSLSVLVLFVSCEKPESEVSQLILVEADAGDQEISLIEPYSENLPIDRPITLHFSTSLDPVSITNSITLYEGNQSINISTSTVSDNRSIVIFPSGVLKTNTCYKLVISESLKGSNQASFAGKEFSFKTILGALQVTLEIKDAQLTKSGRIVEVPLDFSATLQFSHPVDRNSLSSAIKLTGENSPGLQFSFSDQDRKVEISASETLQYLSKYQLDLKNTIKGAEGENFAGLSKTFFTEINPNPKFPQISEESLLNLVQEQTFKYFWDFAHPNSGLARERNSSGNLVTIGGSGFGVMALLVGIERGFISRDEGVERLGKIVNFLSTADRFHGVWPHWLNGNSGQVIPFSQRDNGGDLVETAFMIQGLLTASAYLNESNTQEKSIIDKITQLWHEVEWDWYTRGGQKVLYWHWSPQYNWEMNLRILGWNESLIIYVLAASSPTHPIDKEVYDNGWARNGAMLNGNTYYGIDLPLGYQFGGPLFFAHYSFLGLDPRNLSDQYADYWKQNKNHSLINQAHAVVNPLGFVGYSENAWGFTASDNHLGYNAHSPTNDLGVITPTAALSSFPYTPEASMKALEFFYYQMGDRLWGEYGFYDAFNVTEGWYANSYLAIDQGPIILMIENHRSGLLWDLFMQNPDVKSGLDKLNFNY; encoded by the coding sequence ATGAGGAAATTGCTTCTAAGTTTATCGGTTTTGGTCTTATTCGTCAGCTGTGAAAAACCTGAATCTGAAGTCTCTCAATTGATTTTAGTTGAGGCTGATGCGGGAGATCAGGAAATCAGTTTGATAGAGCCCTATTCGGAAAATCTGCCCATTGACCGACCTATTACCTTACACTTTTCCACTTCTCTTGATCCTGTTTCTATAACCAACTCCATTACACTTTATGAAGGAAACCAATCCATCAATATTTCTACAAGCACGGTTTCGGACAATAGAAGTATTGTAATTTTCCCTTCAGGAGTGCTGAAAACCAATACTTGTTATAAATTGGTGATTTCGGAGAGTCTAAAAGGAAGTAATCAGGCGAGTTTTGCCGGCAAAGAATTTAGTTTCAAGACGATCTTGGGCGCGCTCCAAGTTACCTTGGAGATTAAGGATGCCCAATTGACCAAATCAGGGAGAATAGTTGAGGTACCTTTGGATTTCAGTGCGACTTTACAATTTTCACACCCTGTAGATAGAAATTCACTTTCTTCTGCCATTAAGTTGACAGGTGAAAACAGTCCTGGGTTACAATTTTCCTTTTCAGACCAAGATAGGAAAGTTGAGATTTCAGCATCTGAAACCTTACAATACCTAAGTAAATACCAGCTGGACCTAAAGAATACCATCAAAGGAGCTGAAGGAGAAAATTTTGCAGGATTGAGCAAGACTTTTTTCACTGAAATTAACCCAAATCCTAAATTCCCACAAATCTCTGAGGAGTCCTTATTGAATCTTGTACAAGAACAGACCTTCAAATATTTCTGGGACTTTGCCCATCCAAACTCCGGTTTGGCAAGAGAAAGAAATTCTTCCGGTAATCTGGTGACTATAGGTGGCTCGGGTTTTGGGGTCATGGCTCTTTTGGTCGGCATAGAGAGGGGTTTTATCAGTCGAGATGAAGGGGTGGAAAGATTAGGGAAAATAGTAAACTTTCTAAGTACCGCAGATAGATTTCATGGTGTATGGCCACATTGGCTCAATGGTAACTCAGGCCAGGTAATTCCATTCAGTCAAAGAGACAATGGCGGAGACCTGGTGGAAACGGCATTCATGATCCAAGGCCTCTTGACTGCAAGTGCTTACCTCAATGAATCCAACACGCAGGAAAAATCCATTATTGACAAAATAACCCAACTTTGGCACGAAGTGGAATGGGATTGGTATACAAGAGGTGGTCAAAAAGTACTTTATTGGCATTGGTCTCCACAGTATAATTGGGAGATGAATTTGCGAATTCTCGGTTGGAATGAATCCCTAATCATATATGTTTTGGCTGCAAGTTCCCCGACCCATCCTATTGATAAAGAGGTTTATGACAATGGTTGGGCCCGTAATGGAGCAATGCTTAACGGAAATACATATTATGGCATTGACCTGCCTTTAGGATATCAATTTGGTGGACCACTATTCTTTGCCCATTATTCATTTTTGGGACTTGATCCCCGTAATCTCAGCGACCAATATGCCGATTATTGGAAACAAAACAAGAACCATTCTCTGATTAATCAGGCTCATGCAGTGGTGAACCCTTTGGGATTTGTGGGCTATTCGGAAAATGCATGGGGTTTTACCGCAAGCGATAATCATTTGGGATACAATGCCCATTCTCCCACAAATGATTTAGGAGTCATCACTCCAACAGCAGCCCTTTCATCATTTCCTTATACACCTGAAGCTTCGATGAAGGCCTTGGAATTCTTCTATTATCAGATGGGAGATAGGCTTTGGGGAGAATATGGGTTCTATGATGCCTTCAATGTTACTGAAGGATGGTATGCCAATTCTTATTTGGCCATTGATCAAGGACCGATCATTTTGATGATCGAAAACCACAGGTCCGGATTACTATGGGACTTGTTTATGCAGAATCCGGATGTTAAATCCGGCTTGGATAAATTGAACTTTAATTATTAA